A region of Cataglyphis hispanica isolate Lineage 1 chromosome 8, ULB_Chis1_1.0, whole genome shotgun sequence DNA encodes the following proteins:
- the LOC126851566 gene encoding uncharacterized protein LOC126851566 isoform X2, with amino-acid sequence MWRVLIAGFCTVAATVAQDYEVSDIQCSGAGSAADLLTAKIKRPVGFRGAPLFADDRSANPLADIHCQIRPDPNDPQEDNYFLKVTDFSRCGILKRNGFIHLRVWFPAFPGVVMLADQELILMCRPPEPTLLRHKAAGFAGTFPHGARVSGVVEETPGRLEYEVALYREATGNMSDSSQTVDQAVPIGTKLQLRARISPDSAWGYIKLLEVTVSPDPDQPHAPGSVVLVKDGCRNRDFASIIPHQPARYRERKNEVFLDFEAFLLSSMRERSTLWIHSQIKACMEPQDCQPDFCLDLFEPSGHGRKKKRAVEASIEASGEFLPKVERLIQRYNDSTPYTKFKENIEYTVMMPDDLYDKVAAGLEGSCGNFLYVATGLGALLALSAFIMCYLASRLHNLSSTMQQSKSIDELVRDRTRKYCDTTPGYTGRSTMQ; translated from the exons GTTGCCGCCACCGTTGCCCAGGATTACGAGGTCTCGGACATTCAGTGCAGCGGCGCGGGATCGGCGGCTGATCTTCTGACAGCGAAGATCAAAAGACCAGTCGGCTTCAGAGGCGCGCCGCTCTTTGCCGACGACAGATCGGCAAATCCGCTCGCCGACATTCACTGCCAGATCAGACCCGACCCGAATGATCCGCAGGAGGATAACTACTTCCTGAAGGTGACTGACTTCTCCCGATGCGGCATCCTCAAGAGAAAC GGATTCATTCATCTACGAGTGTGGTTCCCCGCCTTTCCCGGCGTGGTGATGCTGGCCGACCAGGAACTGATCCTGATGTGCCGGCCGCCCGAGCCGACGCTCCTGAGGCACAAGGCTGCTGGCTTCGCCGGCACTTT TCCGCACGGCGCCAGGGTATCCGGGGTTGTGGAGGAGACGCCGGGTCGGCTGGAATACGAAGTGGCCCTTTATCGCGAGGCAACCGGCAACATGTCCGATAGCTCGCAGACGGTCGATCAGGCGGTACCGATCGGCACCAAGCTGCAGCTGCGCGCCCGCATCAGCCCGGACAGCGCATGGGGCTATATTAAGTTACTGGAGGTGACTGTCAGCCCGGACCCGGATCAGCCTCACGCCCCCGGTAGCGTCGTACTTGTCAAGGACGGCTGCAGAAATCGCGATTTCGCGTCCATCATCCCGCATCAGCCGGCGAGGTACCGTGAGCGCAAAAACGAGGTCTTCCTCGACTTTGAGGCCTTCCTGCTGAGCTCGATGAGGGAGCGCTCCACCCTTTGGATTCATTCCCAGATAAAGGCGTGCATGGAGCCGCAGGACTGTCAACCG GACTTCTGTCTCGATCTCTTCGAACCTTCGGGACacggaagaaagaaaaaaagagcggTCGAGGCGAGCATAGAAGCATCGGGCGAGTTTCTTCCAAAAGTCGAGCGTTTGATCCAAAGATATAATGATTCCACGCCATATACAAAGTTCAAGGAGAACATTGAATATACCGTAATGATGCCAGATG ACTTGTACGACAAAGTAGCGGCCGGCCTCGAAGGTAGCTGCGGAAATTTCCTTTACGTGGCAACGGGATTGGGCGCCCTATTAGCGTTATCAGCTTTTATCATGTGCTACCTGGCCTCACGCCTTCACAATCTGTCTTCGACGATGCAGCAGAGCAAATCTATTGACGAATTGGTCAGAGATCGCACTAGAAAATATTGCGACACCACGCCTGGCTATACCGGTCGTTCGACGATGCAATAA
- the LOC126851566 gene encoding uncharacterized protein LOC126851566 isoform X1 — protein sequence MWRVLIAGFCTVAATVAQDYEVSDIQCSGAGSAADLLTAKIKRPVGFRGAPLFADDRSANPLADIHCQIRPDPNDPQEDNYFLKVTDFSRCGILKRNGFIHLRVWFPAFPGVVMLADQELILMCRPPEPTLLRHKAAGFAGTLANRFSPHGARVSGVVEETPGRLEYEVALYREATGNMSDSSQTVDQAVPIGTKLQLRARISPDSAWGYIKLLEVTVSPDPDQPHAPGSVVLVKDGCRNRDFASIIPHQPARYRERKNEVFLDFEAFLLSSMRERSTLWIHSQIKACMEPQDCQPDFCLDLFEPSGHGRKKKRAVEASIEASGEFLPKVERLIQRYNDSTPYTKFKENIEYTVMMPDDLYDKVAAGLEGSCGNFLYVATGLGALLALSAFIMCYLASRLHNLSSTMQQSKSIDELVRDRTRKYCDTTPGYTGRSTMQ from the exons GTTGCCGCCACCGTTGCCCAGGATTACGAGGTCTCGGACATTCAGTGCAGCGGCGCGGGATCGGCGGCTGATCTTCTGACAGCGAAGATCAAAAGACCAGTCGGCTTCAGAGGCGCGCCGCTCTTTGCCGACGACAGATCGGCAAATCCGCTCGCCGACATTCACTGCCAGATCAGACCCGACCCGAATGATCCGCAGGAGGATAACTACTTCCTGAAGGTGACTGACTTCTCCCGATGCGGCATCCTCAAGAGAAAC GGATTCATTCATCTACGAGTGTGGTTCCCCGCCTTTCCCGGCGTGGTGATGCTGGCCGACCAGGAACTGATCCTGATGTGCCGGCCGCCCGAGCCGACGCTCCTGAGGCACAAGGCTGCTGGCTTCGCCGGCACTTT GGCTAATCGTTTCAGTCCGCACGGCGCCAGGGTATCCGGGGTTGTGGAGGAGACGCCGGGTCGGCTGGAATACGAAGTGGCCCTTTATCGCGAGGCAACCGGCAACATGTCCGATAGCTCGCAGACGGTCGATCAGGCGGTACCGATCGGCACCAAGCTGCAGCTGCGCGCCCGCATCAGCCCGGACAGCGCATGGGGCTATATTAAGTTACTGGAGGTGACTGTCAGCCCGGACCCGGATCAGCCTCACGCCCCCGGTAGCGTCGTACTTGTCAAGGACGGCTGCAGAAATCGCGATTTCGCGTCCATCATCCCGCATCAGCCGGCGAGGTACCGTGAGCGCAAAAACGAGGTCTTCCTCGACTTTGAGGCCTTCCTGCTGAGCTCGATGAGGGAGCGCTCCACCCTTTGGATTCATTCCCAGATAAAGGCGTGCATGGAGCCGCAGGACTGTCAACCG GACTTCTGTCTCGATCTCTTCGAACCTTCGGGACacggaagaaagaaaaaaagagcggTCGAGGCGAGCATAGAAGCATCGGGCGAGTTTCTTCCAAAAGTCGAGCGTTTGATCCAAAGATATAATGATTCCACGCCATATACAAAGTTCAAGGAGAACATTGAATATACCGTAATGATGCCAGATG ACTTGTACGACAAAGTAGCGGCCGGCCTCGAAGGTAGCTGCGGAAATTTCCTTTACGTGGCAACGGGATTGGGCGCCCTATTAGCGTTATCAGCTTTTATCATGTGCTACCTGGCCTCACGCCTTCACAATCTGTCTTCGACGATGCAGCAGAGCAAATCTATTGACGAATTGGTCAGAGATCGCACTAGAAAATATTGCGACACCACGCCTGGCTATACCGGTCGTTCGACGATGCAATAA
- the LOC126851543 gene encoding uncharacterized protein LOC126851543 codes for MAYGERERSDRRGGARGGGGRFGGRDSGGGGSRFSSGGNRDSNFGNNSFKNRQPGERLRKPRWDMNTLPQFRKDFYQPHPNVVGRNVHTVESYRSGKEITVKGANVPCPNIYFEEGGFPDYVLNEIRRQGFGEPTAIQAQGWPIALSGRDMVGIAQTGSGKTLAYILPAIVHINNQPRLSRNDGPIALILAPTRELAQQIQQVASDFGTSSQVRNTCIFGGAPKGPQARDLERGVEICIATPGRLIDFLERGTTNLRRCTYLVLDEADRMLDMGFEPQIRKIVEQIRPDRQTLMWSATWPKEVRNLAEEFLTDYIQINIGSLQLAANHNILQIVDVCEEYEKESKLMKLLEEISNEPENKTIIFVETKRKVDDITRAINRYGWQAIGIHGDKSQQERDYVLNQFRNSRSAILVATDVAARGLDVEDVKFVINLDYPSNSEDYVHRIGRTGRSQRTGTAYAFFTPGNAHKASDLIQVLEEAKQVVNPKLYELARNPGVYKRGRYGGRSGGGGGGRGSGGRGGGSRGGSRGGRDGDRGRFDRSSGGGASDRANKWAGSSSGGMGGASYGNSKSFPQNNFGSGTSGGSSSSYSQNNSGYGGGSYRQQNGY; via the exons AGGCGAGGTGGTGCACGAGGTGGTGGAGGTCGATTTGGTGGACGCGATAGTGGCGGAGGAGGCAGTAGATTCAGTAGCGGTGGTAATCGAGATAGCAATTTCGGAAATAACAGTTTTAAGAATCGACAGCCCGGAGAGCGTTTACGTAAACCGAGATGGGATATGAACACCTTGCCACAGTTTAGAAAGGATTTTTATCAACCGCATCCCAACGTAGTAGGACGAAATGTTCATACCGTCGAGTCTTACCGTTCCGGTAAAGAGATCACTGTAAAGGGAGCCAACGTTCCGTGTcccaatatttatttcgaggAAGGTGGTTTCCCGGACTATGTTCTCAACGAGATTCGACGACAGGGATTCGGCGAACCGACCGCTATTCAGGCGCAAGGTTGGCCCATTGCTCTATCGGGTCGCGATATGGTCGGTATAGCGCAAACTGGTTCGGGAAAAACCCTAGCGTATATTTTGCCGGCGATCgtgcatataaataatcagCCTAGACTGAGCAGAAATGATGGTCCAATTGCCCTAATCTTAGCACCGACCCGAGAATTAGCGCAGCAGATTCAACAAGTAGCGTCAGACTTTGGCACATCTTCGCAAGTGCGAAACACGTGCATCTTTGGTGGCGCTCCGAAAGGCCCACAGGCACGCGATCTAGAACGTGGTGTAGAAATTTGCATCGCCACGCCAGGTCgtcttatagattttttagaaCGAGGTACCACGAATCTGCGTAGATGTACTTATCTAGTGCTTGATGAGGCTGATAGGATGCTAGATATGGGTTTTGAAccacaaattagaaaaattgtagaaCAAATACGTCCCGATCGTCAGACTCTCATGTGGTCGGCGACGTGGCCGAAGGAAGTGCGTAATCTCGCGGAAGAGTTTTTAACAGACTACATACAGATCAATATTGGCTCTCTACAATTGGCTgcaaatcataatattttgcaaatcgtGGATGTGTGCGAGGAATATGAGAAGGAGAGTAAACTTATGAAACTTTTGGAAGAGATTTCAAATGAACCGGAAAATAAGACTATAATATTTGTGGAAACTAAAAGGAAAGTGGATGATATAACAAGGGCTATTAATAGATATGGATGGCAAGCAATAGGCATTCATGGAGACAAAAGCCAACAAGAAAGAGATTATGTACTAAATC AGTTCCGGAATAGCAGATCTGCCATCCTAGTGGCTACAGATGTGGCAGCGAGAGGTTTAG ATGTCGAGGATGTCAAATTTGTGATAAACTTGGACTATCCGTCCAACTCTGAGGACTATGTGCACCGTATCGGACGTACGGGTCGCTCGCAGCGTACAGGAACCGCGTACGCCTTTTTCACACCCGGCAATGCGCACAAGGCTAGTGACTTGATCCAAGTTCTAGAAGAGGCTAAGCAAGTTGTCAATCCGAAATTGTACGAGTTAGCCAGAAATCCTGGTGTTTATAAGA GAGGACGATATGGTGGACGCAGTGGAGGTGGTGGTGGCGGACGAGGGTCCGGGGGGCGCGGTGGTGGCTCGCGAGGTGGTTCTCGCGGAGGTCGCGATGGAGATAGAGGAAGATTTGATCGTTCTTCTGGTGGTGGCGCAAGTGATCGTGCTAACAAATGGGCCGGAAGCAGCAGTG GTGGCATGGGCGGAGCTAGCTATGGAAATAGTAAATCGTTTCCCCAAAATAATTTCGGCAGTGGAACCTCGGGCGGTAGCTCCAGCAGTTACAGCCAAAATAATAGCGGATATGGTGGAGGGAGTTATAGGCAACAAAATGGCTATTGA
- the LOC126851576 gene encoding ethanolamine-phosphate cytidylyltransferase isoform X1 — translation MTEETRKEVRVWCDGCYDMVHFGHANSLRQAKALGDYLVVGVHNDEEITRHKGPPVFTEQERYKMVRGIKWVDEVVEAAPYVTTLETLDKYNCDFCVHGDDITMTADGVDTYHLVKAAGRYREVQRTAGVSTTDLVGRMLLMTRQHFRQGDNEYSVDREPSKRMGQDRTARSPWTGCSQFLPTTQKIIQFSDGKSPQPDDKIVYVAGAFDLFHVGHLDFLEVAKKEGDYLIVGLHTDPAVNRYKYGNHPIMNLHERVLSVLACKYVNEVVIGAPYAVTRDLMEHFNVSVVCHGQTHIMPCEDGSDPYTEPKRQNKFKLLDSGNDMTTEKIVERIILHRLEYEDRNLRKEKKELAAYEAFTKSEKNDKIE, via the exons ATGACAGAGGAGACTCGTAAGGAGGTTCGCGTTTGGTGTGATGGGTG TTACGACATGGTGCATTTCGGGCATGCAAATTCCTTGAGACAGGCCAAAGCATTAGGAGATTATTTAGTGGTAGGTGTTCACAATGATGAAGAGATTACGAGACATAAGGGCCCTCCTGTCTTTACCGAACAAGAAAG gtACAAAATGGTGCGTGGCATTAAATGGGTGGACGAAGTAGTCGAAGCTGCGCCTTACGTTACTACATTAGAAACATTAGACAAGTATAATTGTGATTTTTGTGTTCATGGCGATGATATCACTATGACGGCTGATGGTGTAGATACTTATCATTTAGTCAAGGCAGCCGGTCGTTATAG AGAAGTTCAACGGACAGCTGGCGTTTCAACGACTGATCTTGTAGGACGCATGCTGCTAATGACACGACAACATTTTCGACAAGGCGACAACGAGTACAGCGTTGATAGAGAACCGAGCAAGCGTATGGGTCAGGATAGAACTGCCCGGAGTCCGTGGACCGGCTGTTCGCAATTTTTACCGACCACgcagaaaataattcaattcagCGACGGCAAAAGTCCACAGCCGGACGACAAAATTGTGTACGTGGCGGGCGCGTTCGATCTTTTTCATGTGGGGCACTTGGACTTTCTGGAAGTCGCTAAAAAGGAGGGCGACTATCTCATAGTCGGACTGCACACGGATCCAGCTGTTAACCGATACAAGTACGGCAATCATCCCATTATGAACCTTCACGAACGAGTTCTCAGTGTGTTGGCGTGTAAG tACGTCAATGAAGTTGTAATCGGCGCACCGTATGCAGTCACAAGAGATTTAATGGAACATTTCAATGTTTCTGTTGTGTGTCATGGACAAACACACATAATGCCCTGTGAGGATGGTTCAGATCCATATACGGAACCCAAgaggcaaaataaatttaaattgttagaTAGCGGTAACGACATGACGACGGAGAAAATAGTTGAAAGAATCATTCTTCACag GTTGGAATACGAGGATAGGAATTtaagaaaggagaaaaaagagcTTGCTGCTTACGAAGCCTTCACGAAGTCTGAGAAAAATGACaagattgaataa
- the LOC126851576 gene encoding ethanolamine-phosphate cytidylyltransferase isoform X2, translating into MTEETRKEVRVWCDGCYDMVHFGHANSLRQAKALGDYLVVGVHNDEEITRHKGPPVFTEQERYKMVRGIKWVDEVVEAAPYVTTLETLDKYNCDFCVHGDDITMTADGVDTYHLVKAAGRYREVQRTAGVSTTDLVGRMLLMTRQHFRQGDNEYSVDREPSKRMGQDRTARSPWTGCSQFLPTTQKIIQFSDGKSPQPDDKIVYVAGAFDLFHVGHLDFLEVAKKEGDYLIVGLHTDPAVNRYKYGNHPIMNLHERVLSVLACKYVNEVVIGAPYAVTRDLMEHFNVSVVCHGQTHIMPCEDGSDPYTEPKRQNKFKLLDSGNDMTTEKIVERIILHRPKELYTAIKNFNNR; encoded by the exons ATGACAGAGGAGACTCGTAAGGAGGTTCGCGTTTGGTGTGATGGGTG TTACGACATGGTGCATTTCGGGCATGCAAATTCCTTGAGACAGGCCAAAGCATTAGGAGATTATTTAGTGGTAGGTGTTCACAATGATGAAGAGATTACGAGACATAAGGGCCCTCCTGTCTTTACCGAACAAGAAAG gtACAAAATGGTGCGTGGCATTAAATGGGTGGACGAAGTAGTCGAAGCTGCGCCTTACGTTACTACATTAGAAACATTAGACAAGTATAATTGTGATTTTTGTGTTCATGGCGATGATATCACTATGACGGCTGATGGTGTAGATACTTATCATTTAGTCAAGGCAGCCGGTCGTTATAG AGAAGTTCAACGGACAGCTGGCGTTTCAACGACTGATCTTGTAGGACGCATGCTGCTAATGACACGACAACATTTTCGACAAGGCGACAACGAGTACAGCGTTGATAGAGAACCGAGCAAGCGTATGGGTCAGGATAGAACTGCCCGGAGTCCGTGGACCGGCTGTTCGCAATTTTTACCGACCACgcagaaaataattcaattcagCGACGGCAAAAGTCCACAGCCGGACGACAAAATTGTGTACGTGGCGGGCGCGTTCGATCTTTTTCATGTGGGGCACTTGGACTTTCTGGAAGTCGCTAAAAAGGAGGGCGACTATCTCATAGTCGGACTGCACACGGATCCAGCTGTTAACCGATACAAGTACGGCAATCATCCCATTATGAACCTTCACGAACGAGTTCTCAGTGTGTTGGCGTGTAAG tACGTCAATGAAGTTGTAATCGGCGCACCGTATGCAGTCACAAGAGATTTAATGGAACATTTCAATGTTTCTGTTGTGTGTCATGGACAAACACACATAATGCCCTGTGAGGATGGTTCAGATCCATATACGGAACCCAAgaggcaaaataaatttaaattgttagaTAGCGGTAACGACATGACGACGGAGAAAATAGTTGAAAGAATCATTCTTCACag GCCGAAGGAGCTTTATACAGCTATTAAGAATTTCAACAATCGTTGA